AAAAAATAAAATGAATTTATGGGTGCTTACAGATATGGCTGTTGGACCTTTATTATTTGGACAATTTTTAGGAAGATTTGGAAACTTGGCAAATGGCGAAGTTCATGGAGTTCCTACATTTACTCCACTTAGTATAATTTTTTCAGGAAAATTCAATGAATGGTGGATAAAATACCAATCAATGAGCACTACTGCACAAGCTCAATTTAAGCAGCTTGTACCTTGGGGATTAGTTTTTCCGCTAAATACACCAGCTGGATCAGAATTTCCAAATTTGCCGTTACATCCTGCTATGCTTTACGAAGCATTTTTAAATTTAATCGGATTTATAATTCTTTGGTTTTATTTTAGAAAAAAAGAATATAATCCTGGAGTTTTATCAATGATTTATTTAATTATGTATGCGATTATAAGAACATTTGTAAGTACATTTAGAGCAGAAGACTTATTAATTTTTGGAATAAGACTTCCATACTTAATAAGTATAGCTATGATTATTATTGCAATTATTGGAATAAAATTCTTTAGCAGTCCAGAAAGAAAATTTGTACCCGCTAAAAGTGAAGAAAAATAATAAATTATACTAAATTTCATAAAATAGAATAATATAAATAAAAAACTGTCATTTTCACCTTTATCAATGAATTTGACAGTTATTTTTTTTAAATATTCAATATTATTTTTTCGCTTCATCAGATTCTTTTTTAGTTTCAGAATGTCTTTTCCCACGGTTGTCAGCCAATGCATCAACTCCGCCTTTTTCATATTTTTTTACCCATGAATAAATTTGCTGATATGAGATTCCAAATTTACGGATAGTTAAATTATAGTCATGATTATTATTTTGACAAAATTGAACAGCTTCAACTTTAGCTTCGATAGTCTTTCTTACGTGTTTCTTTAATGATGATACTTTTCCATTTTCATCAATACTTCTTCTATAATCTCTAATCCAGTAATTTAGCACACTTACAGAAGCAATATCGTATTTTTTACAAATTTCAAATAACGAACCTTCATTATTTAAGTAGCTTTTAACAGCTTTATCTTTAGTTTCACGAGAGTAATGTCTATTTTTATCTTCAACTTTTATACTTTCTTCACCTATTTCAAGATATTTTTTCTTCCATGTCATTAATGATGACTTCGCAACATTGTATTCCTTTGACAATCCTTGAATAGTCCCTTTCCCTTCCAATATCATTTTTACGAGTTCAATTTTTAGTTCATTAGATACTTTTGATTTTCTTCCCATTAAATTACCCTTTCTAAAATAAAATATACATTCTTTATTTTTTATTTTTTTAATTATATTAAATAATACACAGCTAGAAAATGTGAAATACTTCCCAGAATTACAAAAATATGCCATATCATATGATTAAACTTACAGATTTTCCAAGAATAGAAAATTGTTCCAAGCGAATACAGAACTCCGCCTAAAACCAAATAGATTAATGAAACTCTATTTATATTATTTATTAAATCATTCCAGGCAAATACAATCATCCAGCCCATTATTAAATAAAGCAATGTTGAAAACAATTTGAATTTACCGGTAAAAAATACTTTAAACACAATTCCCAAAATACAGACTACCCATTGAATTGTCAATATAATTTTATTCATTGGAGAATTGACAACTAAATATAGAAATGGAGTATAAGAAGCTGCTATTAAAATATAAATTGCCGAATGATCAAAAATTTCAAATATTGATTTGGCTGTTCCTGGCTTTAATCCGTGATATATAGCCGACATTGTATACAAAACTATCAATCCAAAGCCAAATGCCATAAAGGATATTATCGTTCCAGCATCACGTGTCCAGCTAGCACGTATTGTCAATATTAAAAAAGCCAGAATTGCTAATCCTGCTCCTACAGTATGACTTACAAAATTAGCAATTTCTTCCCCGTGAGAAAAATTTTCTGCCTGTTTATGTATTTCATTTAATATACTTTTTTTAGTTTTTTTATTCATATTTTCCCCCTTAAATACAAAAACATTTATATAATTTTAAAGTTATTTAAATCCTAAACTAATAATTTCAAGAAAGATTAATACTTTTTCTAAAATGATTGTAATCTTTCATTTTATAATTAAAACTATTTTTATAATTTATTATAACAGATGTTTTAATTATATTCAACTAAAAATCTGATTATTATTATATTTTTTTTGTATTTCAAGAAATTAAAAAAGTGAGTTTTTTTATTTGACTCACTTTTAATAAAAATCATTTAAAATTGTTGACGATAGGAAGCACCACCGTATCTTAGTGTTGCCACATTTCTGTCTCCATTTTTGCTCCAAGATATTGGTATATCTATTGTTCCTTTATTTACATTTACTCTAACTGATGAAGGCAGATTTTCTCCATCTTCTGGAACATAAATATTGCTTGCCGCCCTTACCAGCATTTCATGGGCTGATTCTGTCGGAACACTTACACTAAAGGTTTTTTCCGCTGTATTTGATCCAGCTGTTGCTGTTGCAGTTAATGTTGCCCCTTTACTTCCACCACCATAAAATTGCTTATTGACTCTTCCTGACACTGAATATAAGCTTGAATTTGAAGAATGCCATCTTATTGTAACTGGAACGCCATTTGAGGCAGTCATTGATTTCGGAAGGCGACCTCCTTCAGAAACTGACAGCTTGCCTATCACTTCTTGAACCGCTTCAGAATTTCTAGGATCCGATCTTCCTGGAATTTCATTGCTATTACCGTTAATGCTATTATTACCATCATTATTCTGAACTTCATATCGCATTTGGATATTTCCTTCATTTTCAAGAATTTTTTTATCCATATCGTATATTGCATTTTTAGATGAAATCTGATTTTTACCTTGATAAGTTACTACATTTCCATTTAATTTTATCTTTTTGTCCTTCAGATAAATTGTAGCCTTATCAGCACTTGTATTAATTGTCTTAAATTGCGGCAATGTACTTACGATCTTTACATTATTTCTAGCATATCCTTCCTGCTTATTCATATCCATATACAAATAATTTGCAGTCATTTTAGTATTATTCTTAAAGTCAACCATAACTTTATCTCTTGCAAGTATGAGGTTTCTTCTTGAATCCATTTCATTATATTGGGAATCCAAAGTAATATCTTTATATGTCATACGTACATTTTCCTTAATTTCACTACGTGTAATACTCATATTACTTCCATTTTTATGGGAAACAAAATAAACTTTTGCAGTATTTCCGACAAAATGTACTGCTTCTGATTCCACAAGCGGTCTTGGATCATGTATCAAATCCTTTACATTACCTCTAATTTTTCCTTTTACATGTCCATCAAACCTAAATTCCTTTCTCTCAAAACTTCCCTGTCCAACATCAGATGAAATTTTGTCCCCTTGAACACTTGTCATTTCCATTTTATTTGCAAAAATATCTTTTGAAATTGTATTCATTTTTCCGTTTGCACCATGAACATTAAAATTTTGTTTCTTTACATTAAAAGGTCCATTCATAGTAGCATTTCCTGTAGGAAAAACATACACAAGCCCTGTTCCATCCATTTTATAATCATCATAATTAGCAGTATAATAATCACTTGTAGTCATAGTGTGCGTTTTCAAATCATAAACTCCACTTCTATAAGTTCCTGTCGTTCTTCTCGGCAAGTAATTATAAGTACCATTTCCATCACCAGTTATTATATTGGCAACTTTATCATAAAAAACATGATCTCCTGTAATTATCATCGTTTTTCCCGTATATCTAACATGTCCTCTTCCATCAACTTGTTTCTTGTCAACAAGATAAACAGCGCTGTCTCCTGTAATTACACTTTCCTTGCTCTTATAAACAACATGTCCATTTCCATTAATTTGTTTTTTCTTGATGAAATATACGGCACTGTCTGCTGTAATTACACTTTCTTTCCCTGTATAAACAACATTTCCAAAACCTTCTACTCTTTCATCATCACCATTCATATAATAATCCGCCTTTTGAGCATCCAGCTTGCTTTCAGGAGAAGTGTAATGTACATGACCTTCTGCATTTCCTATTTTATTAATGTCATCATATCGCATCTTATCTGCTGTAAGCATTCTTTTAGTTTTTTCTTCCTTATAGACAACATGACCTTCTGCAAAACTTACCTTTGTCGGATCATTATACGTAATCTTATCTGCTGTCATAGTTTTTTTGTCTTTTTTATTATTATATTTTGCATGCCCTGTCGCTACAATCGTTTCAAACTTCGTTGTCGTTTCAACTTTATCCGCTTCAGAAAAAGTATCGTCAAAGGTATTTACCAGTTTTGTTTTTACTGGTGAAATTAGCTGATCTCCCTGCTTTTTATAATCTACCCGTTCTGTATAAATTTCCCACTTTCTGTCCTTTGTTGTACCAACAACTTTTTTCATCAATGAAACATCAAGTGTCTTGGTATTTACAATCCCTTCTTTCCCGGAAATTACCATCTGTTTTTTTACAAGATCCACGATTACATTTTTAAACCTGATGACTTCATCTCCTTCAGATCCAATTTGCTCATCAGCATAAACAATCGCTTCATCCCTTAACCTGTACACAACCTTTTTAGCCTTCATATCCTTTTGCATCTGATCAAGCGGTGCCGGAATTTTTTTAAAGAATACCGCATATATAAAATATATCAGTATTAATATAAGCCCTCCATAACCTATTTTCTTCCACATTATTTTTTCTCCTATTTTAATTATCTTTTTTCATATTTTCCTTCAGTTCAAACAAAAATTTCATCGCATCCATCGGCGTAATATTATTTATATCATAATCTTCTATCTTATTCACAATTTCTTGTAAACTTTCCTTCTCTTTTTCAATTTTCAGCAATTTTTCCTCATAAAACTGATTATTTTCAATATTTTCAGAATCCTTTTCAATTTCCTCAAAATCATCTTCAAATTCTAAATTTTCACCAAAAAGCGAAAGCTGGTGAACATCCACAGTTTTTTCAATAAGCTCCTTCTTCTGCTCCAGCCTTTTTAAAATTTTCCTGCTTTCAACAAGTATCTCCTTTGGAAGTCCAGCCAATTTTGCCACTTCAATCCCATAAGACTTATCCGCTCCACCTTTCACAATATTTCGTAAAAACATTACTTTTCCCTGTTTTTCATCCACTTCTATCCGATAATTTACAATATGTGAAAATTTATTTTCCAAATCAGTAAGTTCATGATAATGTGTTGCAAAAACTGTCTTAGCACCGATTTTATCGTGAATATACATTGAAATGGCAGTCGCTATAGAAACTCCATCGGTTGTGGAAGTTCCACGTCCAACTTCATCTAATATAATAAGACTTTTTTCAGTCGCATTGTTCAGAATGTTGGAAACCTCGCTCATTTCCACCATAAACGTACTCTGCCCTGTCAAAATATCATCAGAAGCCCCAATTCGTGTCAAATACTTATCTATAATCGACAACCTCGCCTTTCCAGCAGGCACAAATGAACCAATTTGAGCCATTATGGAAATTAGTGCAATTTGCTTCATATACGTTGATTTTCCTGACATATTAGGCCCTGTCAGTACGACAAAGCTTTCTTTTTCAGTAAAAATCGTATCATTTGAAACATAATCTGTCCTTCCAATTAATTTTTCCACAACTGGATGCCTTCCATCCACAATTTCAAAGGAATATTCTTCACTCATTTCAGGCTTCACATAATCATTTTCAATGGCATTCACTGCAAAAGACACCATCACATCAATATATGACAGCCTTTCCGCCAATTCTGACAAAATTTTCCGATGTTCTTTTACTTTCCCGCTAACTTCCTTAAATAAATGATATTCCAAATCTTCGATTTTTGCTTTAGAATTTATTATCGTATCCTCATATTTTTTCAGCTCAGGCGTAATATACCGCTCTGAATTTGAAAGTGTCTGCTTTCTTATGTAATGCTCTGGCACCATATTCAGATTTGACTTCGTAATTTCAATAAAATAACCAAAAACTTTGTTGAATTTTATTTTCATATTTCTAATTCCAGTCGCTTCCCTTTCCCTTTGCTCAATATCCAGCAAAAAGTCCTTCCCAGAATTCATAATATTTCTAATTTCATCCAGTTCCTGACTGTACCCAGATTTTATAATTCCGCCTTCCCTCACAGAAAACGGTGCATCTTCATTTATACTGTCATCAATTATTTTATAACACTCAAACAAAATATTTACATCAATGCTCTGAAAAAAATCAGTATTTTCCAAAATTTTCATTATTTCAACAGCTGATTTTATTGTCTTTTTCAATGCCGTCAAATCTTTCCCATTTTCACTCCCAAAGATTATTTTCCCAAGAAGCCGCTCCAGATCATAAATATCCTCAAGTTTCTCCCTCAAATCTTCACGAATCAAGATATTATCAATAAAATACTGAACATCCTCCTGCCTTTTCTTTATTTTATCAATATTCAAAAGCGGATTATTTATAAATCTCTTTAATAGCCGTGTTCCCATCGAAGTTTTACACTCATCCAGAACCCACAAAAGCGACCCATACACAGTTTTTTCCCTCTGATTTTTCAAAAGTTCCAAATTTCTGCTTGTAATCGCATTTATTTCAGCATAATTGGAAATATTCACAAACTCAATTTTCTCCACAGTCAATTCATGCTCAACCTGCATAGTAGCCACATAATCAAGCGCCATTGCAGCAGCTCCAATTATCCCCTTTTTATCCTTAATTCCATAACTTTCCAGCGACACAATCTCAAAATACTCCATAAGATACTTAGCACTATCCCGAACTTTATTCACAAAAGTCACAACAGAATCATTTTTTTGTAAAAAATCATCTAACTTTTCCTTAATTTCCCAATAAAAATCCTCTGTTACAAGCACTTCCTTAGGCTCAATCTTATTGACTTCATTAAATAATTTTACAAAATCATCATCCTTTTCAACTTCCGTTACCTTAAACTCCCCAGTTGTTATATCAATATATGCAACTCCAAGTTTATTTTCAACTTTCAAAATGCTCATCAAGTAATTATTGCTCTTTGCATCAAGCGCCTCCACATCCACAACTGTCCCTGGCGTTATAATCTTCACAACTTCCCGTTTTACAATTCCTTTTGCCGTCTTAGGATCTTCTGTCTGCTCGCAAATTGCAACTTTATATCCTTTTGAAACAAGTTTTGTTATATATGAATCTGCCGAATGAAACGGAATCCCCGCAAGTGGAACATCTGCATTTTTTTCCTTATTTCTCGAAGTAAGGGTAAGTCCCAACTCCTTCGACGCCTTTACCGCATCCTCAAAAAACATCTCATAAAAATCACCCAGTCTAAAAAACAATATAGAATCCTCAAAATTAGATTTTATCTCCTTATATTGCTTCATAAGCGGTGTATCTGCCATTGTTATTTTACCTCTGTTCTATCTTTATTTTTTCGTTCTTAAATTTTATCATAGTTTATTTTTTTTTTCAATTTTTTAAAAAATTAATAAATATTTTTTCTTTATACAAAATAAATTTTTTATTTTAAAAACCGACGGAGCTTTTATTTGTTCAACTACGACTGTTTGACGACTGAAAGGAGGAGTTTCGGAGTTGGGCAAATAAAAGTCGTAGTCTAGCCATAGGTATTGCGTAGCAATCTTGCCACAATTTTAATTATTAAGATAAACCTTTACTGCAAGATAAGGATTTGCGGCAATGAGCAATCCTGCGAAAATAAATAAAGAAAAAACTTAATAATACAAAGAAAATATTTATTAATAACAACATATGTTATAAATCCTTAATAAAAAAATCGAGTTTTAATTTATCCTTTTTAAAATTTCACTATAAACTCTTTCACAATTTCCTTTATCCACATACTTCAAGAACTTCTCTCGTAACTTATCAGATTTCTGCTTCATCTCCTTATCATAATGAAAATTATTTTCAGAAATCTCAATAATTTCCTCTACACATTTTTCCACAGTTTTAACCTGCTTTCCAAATAAATCCTTATCTAAATTCACATAAGATCCAACTTTTTCTTCATATTCACGTTTATCAAACTGGAAGAAGATAATTGGCTTGTTTAGATAATAAAAGTCGTAGGCTACGCTTGAATAGTCTGTTATTAATAATTTTGATTTTTGCAGTTCCTCAGTTATATTTACTTCTTTCGGAAGTATTCTTATATTTTTTCCAAGTTTTATATTTCCAAAATTTTTTAAATGATCCTGCATTAATTGATGAATGTAGACATTCAATTTAATATTATTTTTTTCCAGATAATCATTTAATTTTTTATCTGTAATTAAATTTGAGATATTCTGAAAATATTTTGTATCTTCAAATTTTTGATTTTCTGATTTTAGCCAGTTTCGCCAAGTTGGCATAAAAAATATTTGTTTTTCAGCGATTTCCAAGTTATATAATTTGTCATATCTTGGATAACCTGTTATAACTGCTGTTTCTTTCGGCACTTCCCACCAGACTTCTGTTTTCACTTTTCTTTCAAATTCTGAGTCGCAGATATTTAAATCATAGGATTTTACAAGGGCTTCTGCCACTTTTGCCGTCTTTGGATTCATTGCTTGACGTACTTTAAAGCCTACTGTTCCGTGATTTAGAAATACTTTAAATATTTTTTTGTGAAATTTGTTTATTAACGGCACTACAAAAAGGTACGGGGCAATATCTGCAGAAATTGAATGGGAAAATAACGCAACTTTTGCATTCATAAAATAAAGGTAGCTCTTTACACTTCCTTTTATCAGTTTTTCTCCTGGAATTTTTTTAGCAATTTTAGCATTTTTATTTATTACCCAGTATATTTCCTCCTGCTGTTTTGACCGTAAATATTCATACATCGCACGTCCATTATCCACAAAAAGCTCTCCTGCATTTCCGCCCACAAGCCAAATATTTCTATTTTTGAACTTGCCTTTGTTAAATGGATAAATAAGATAAGCTATTATCATATTTATCAAACATTTTACCTTATCCATATTCTTCTCCTATTTTTTAAATTTCATATTTTGTATATCCAACTTTTCTGCCCTTCATCACAACTTTATGATATTTTTTATTTTTTGTAATAATCGTTCCGACAAAACTTCTAAATTGCCGTTTCCAGTATTTTAGAATGTAAAATTTATTTTTTCTGCCCTTCACTTCCTTTTTTACCAATGCTCCAAATCCCAAAGCATATTTATAGGCACGTTCCAGGTCACTGTAATTTCCTTTTTTAGCTGGATGAAAAATTATGTCGTTTGCAAAATATCTTCCCTTGTAGCCCTTATGAAGCAATGTCAGCACATAGTCAGTCTCTTCCCCGCTTCCAAAAGTTGCACCAACTCCTAAACTTTCATCAAATAAAATAATATCATCTTTTTTATAATTCACAAAAAAAGTTATAGACTTCACAGTTTTATCCACATTATTCTTGGCTATTTCCATATCCTTTTTTTCCATAACACCTGTTCCATAAGTTTTCCCACGTTCAAGTGTACGGCATGAATAAATTCGATAATCTTTCTTTTTTTCAAAAAAAGCAACAACTTTTTCCAATGTGTCAGGCTGATACTCACAGTCATCATCAGGAAATCCCACAATTTCACCTTCCATAAGCACAAGCCCTCTATTTCTGTTTAAACTAAGCCCTTTTTCATCACTTTTCGCATATTTTATCTTAAATTCCTCTTCATAATTTTTTACAATTTCAAAAACTTCATTTCCTTCATTTTGATCCACCACAATCAGTTCAAAATCCCTATAAGTCTGTGTTTTCAGACTTTTTAAAAACAATTCAAGTTCAGTTGTGACATTAATTGTCGGCATTACAAGGGAAACCTTCATATTTTATATCTCCTTTTATTTTTTTAATTTTTTATTTTATATCCACAGTTGTTATATACGGAAGATGATCCGATAATTTTGTCCAGTCTTGAGTTGCATCATTGATAAAATAACTTGACTTCACCTTCCATTTTTTTGACTGACTTCCAAAAATATAGTCAATTCTTGGATCTGAAAGTGATCTTGCTCCACTAAAATTAGCTTCCATATATGTATCTCTCCAGTCCTTTGTCATTTGTCCATAATATTTTGTTGATGGCAAAAAATTAAAATCTCCGCTTATAAATTTTATATCATCTTTATCAAAAAATTTTGTAAGTAAATCAAGTGATTCCATTTCCTCAGGTTTTATACTTGGCTTAAAGTCTAAATGTGTATTCATAACTAAAACCTTTTTACCAAAAGTCTTTTTAGAAAGTTCTGCAACTACAAGCTGTCTTCTTTCCTCACCTTCTGAGGGCAATTCATAAGTGTATATTTTCTCAAGCGGATATTTTGAGATAAATGAAATTCCATATTCCCCGCCATCATAATCTCTCGATTTTTTGAAAAAATAATAATCATATCCCAAGACTTTTGCAATATCAGACGTTACATCCCTAAAATTGCTTCTCTTTGTAAATTTATCAACTTCCTGAAGTGATATAAAATCAGGTGCATACGGCTTTATGCTTTCTCCCAATTTCTGTCCGTTTGTAAGCCTTGCCCCATAAATATTATACGTCATCATCTTAAATTCCTTTGCCCAGCTAACAGTCGCCCCACAAATCATAAGCGACAATAATACTTTTTTTAATTTGCTCATTTTTCTCTTGTTTCTCCTAATCCTTTGTTTATTATATAAATATTTCATTCCATTATATCACTTTTTTTAGTATCTACCAACTTTATTTTTTCCTTTGTCTTTTATTTACGTTTTTCCTTCAAATAATACCTAGCAATTATCCTAGCCCTCTTCATTAACTTTTTTACTCCCGACAAATGCTTCGCTTCCAAAAACAGCCTCGCCTTCAAACTGCTC
The DNA window shown above is from Leptotrichia wadei and carries:
- the lgt gene encoding prolipoprotein diacylglyceryl transferase, which encodes MRPYLFKIGGFELRIYSLMYILAFLFGMFIALSDDVAEKRGVNDRKIIEDFAFTTIVSGLIGARLYYVIFKFADYIGNPLSIFYIWEGGLAIHGGIIGAFIGACFYAKKNKMNLWVLTDMAVGPLLFGQFLGRFGNLANGEVHGVPTFTPLSIIFSGKFNEWWIKYQSMSTTAQAQFKQLVPWGLVFPLNTPAGSEFPNLPLHPAMLYEAFLNLIGFIILWFYFRKKEYNPGVLSMIYLIMYAIIRTFVSTFRAEDLLIFGIRLPYLISIAMIIIAIIGIKFFSSPERKFVPAKSEEK
- a CDS encoding helix-turn-helix domain-containing protein, translated to MGRKSKVSNELKIELVKMILEGKGTIQGLSKEYNVAKSSLMTWKKKYLEIGEESIKVEDKNRHYSRETKDKAVKSYLNNEGSLFEICKKYDIASVSVLNYWIRDYRRSIDENGKVSSLKKHVRKTIEAKVEAVQFCQNNNHDYNLTIRKFGISYQQIYSWVKKYEKGGVDALADNRGKRHSETKKESDEAKK
- the trhA gene encoding PAQR family membrane homeostasis protein TrhA; translation: MNKKTKKSILNEIHKQAENFSHGEEIANFVSHTVGAGLAILAFLILTIRASWTRDAGTIISFMAFGFGLIVLYTMSAIYHGLKPGTAKSIFEIFDHSAIYILIAASYTPFLYLVVNSPMNKIILTIQWVVCILGIVFKVFFTGKFKLFSTLLYLIMGWMIVFAWNDLINNINRVSLIYLVLGGVLYSLGTIFYSWKICKFNHMIWHIFVILGSISHFLAVYYLI
- a CDS encoding LptA/OstA family protein gives rise to the protein MWKKIGYGGLILILIYFIYAVFFKKIPAPLDQMQKDMKAKKVVYRLRDEAIVYADEQIGSEGDEVIRFKNVIVDLVKKQMVISGKEGIVNTKTLDVSLMKKVVGTTKDRKWEIYTERVDYKKQGDQLISPVKTKLVNTFDDTFSEADKVETTTKFETIVATGHAKYNNKKDKKTMTADKITYNDPTKVSFAEGHVVYKEEKTKRMLTADKMRYDDINKIGNAEGHVHYTSPESKLDAQKADYYMNGDDERVEGFGNVVYTGKESVITADSAVYFIKKKQINGNGHVVYKSKESVITGDSAVYLVDKKQVDGRGHVRYTGKTMIITGDHVFYDKVANIITGDGNGTYNYLPRRTTGTYRSGVYDLKTHTMTTSDYYTANYDDYKMDGTGLVYVFPTGNATMNGPFNVKKQNFNVHGANGKMNTISKDIFANKMEMTSVQGDKISSDVGQGSFERKEFRFDGHVKGKIRGNVKDLIHDPRPLVESEAVHFVGNTAKVYFVSHKNGSNMSITRSEIKENVRMTYKDITLDSQYNEMDSRRNLILARDKVMVDFKNNTKMTANYLYMDMNKQEGYARNNVKIVSTLPQFKTINTSADKATIYLKDKKIKLNGNVVTYQGKNQISSKNAIYDMDKKILENEGNIQMRYEVQNNDGNNSINGNSNEIPGRSDPRNSEAVQEVIGKLSVSEGGRLPKSMTASNGVPVTIRWHSSNSSLYSVSGRVNKQFYGGGSKGATLTATATAGSNTAEKTFSVSVPTESAHEMLVRAASNIYVPEDGENLPSSVRVNVNKGTIDIPISWSKNGDRNVATLRYGGASYRQQF
- the mutS gene encoding DNA mismatch repair protein MutS is translated as MADTPLMKQYKEIKSNFEDSILFFRLGDFYEMFFEDAVKASKELGLTLTSRNKEKNADVPLAGIPFHSADSYITKLVSKGYKVAICEQTEDPKTAKGIVKREVVKIITPGTVVDVEALDAKSNNYLMSILKVENKLGVAYIDITTGEFKVTEVEKDDDFVKLFNEVNKIEPKEVLVTEDFYWEIKEKLDDFLQKNDSVVTFVNKVRDSAKYLMEYFEIVSLESYGIKDKKGIIGAAAMALDYVATMQVEHELTVEKIEFVNISNYAEINAITSRNLELLKNQREKTVYGSLLWVLDECKTSMGTRLLKRFINNPLLNIDKIKKRQEDVQYFIDNILIREDLREKLEDIYDLERLLGKIIFGSENGKDLTALKKTIKSAVEIMKILENTDFFQSIDVNILFECYKIIDDSINEDAPFSVREGGIIKSGYSQELDEIRNIMNSGKDFLLDIEQREREATGIRNMKIKFNKVFGYFIEITKSNLNMVPEHYIRKQTLSNSERYITPELKKYEDTIINSKAKIEDLEYHLFKEVSGKVKEHRKILSELAERLSYIDVMVSFAVNAIENDYVKPEMSEEYSFEIVDGRHPVVEKLIGRTDYVSNDTIFTEKESFVVLTGPNMSGKSTYMKQIALISIMAQIGSFVPAGKARLSIIDKYLTRIGASDDILTGQSTFMVEMSEVSNILNNATEKSLIILDEVGRGTSTTDGVSIATAISMYIHDKIGAKTVFATHYHELTDLENKFSHIVNYRIEVDEKQGKVMFLRNIVKGGADKSYGIEVAKLAGLPKEILVESRKILKRLEQKKELIEKTVDVHQLSLFGENLEFEDDFEEIEKDSENIENNQFYEEKLLKIEKEKESLQEIVNKIEDYDINNITPMDAMKFLFELKENMKKDN
- a CDS encoding CDP-glycerol glycerophosphotransferase family protein, with product MDKVKCLINMIIAYLIYPFNKGKFKNRNIWLVGGNAGELFVDNGRAMYEYLRSKQQEEIYWVINKNAKIAKKIPGEKLIKGSVKSYLYFMNAKVALFSHSISADIAPYLFVVPLINKFHKKIFKVFLNHGTVGFKVRQAMNPKTAKVAEALVKSYDLNICDSEFERKVKTEVWWEVPKETAVITGYPRYDKLYNLEIAEKQIFFMPTWRNWLKSENQKFEDTKYFQNISNLITDKKLNDYLEKNNIKLNVYIHQLMQDHLKNFGNIKLGKNIRILPKEVNITEELQKSKLLITDYSSVAYDFYYLNKPIIFFQFDKREYEEKVGSYVNLDKDLFGKQVKTVEKCVEEIIEISENNFHYDKEMKQKSDKLREKFLKYVDKGNCERVYSEILKRIN
- a CDS encoding glycosyltransferase family 2 protein, which gives rise to MKVSLVMPTINVTTELELFLKSLKTQTYRDFELIVVDQNEGNEVFEIVKNYEEEFKIKYAKSDEKGLSLNRNRGLVLMEGEIVGFPDDDCEYQPDTLEKVVAFFEKKKDYRIYSCRTLERGKTYGTGVMEKKDMEIAKNNVDKTVKSITFFVNYKKDDIILFDESLGVGATFGSGEETDYVLTLLHKGYKGRYFANDIIFHPAKKGNYSDLERAYKYALGFGALVKKEVKGRKNKFYILKYWKRQFRSFVGTIITKNKKYHKVVMKGRKVGYTKYEI
- a CDS encoding endonuclease/exonuclease/phosphatase family protein translates to MSKLKKVLLSLMICGATVSWAKEFKMMTYNIYGARLTNGQKLGESIKPYAPDFISLQEVDKFTKRSNFRDVTSDIAKVLGYDYYFFKKSRDYDGGEYGISFISKYPLEKIYTYELPSEGEERRQLVVAELSKKTFGKKVLVMNTHLDFKPSIKPEEMESLDLLTKFFDKDDIKFISGDFNFLPSTKYYGQMTKDWRDTYMEANFSGARSLSDPRIDYIFGSQSKKWKVKSSYFINDATQDWTKLSDHLPYITTVDIK